One region of Primulina tabacum isolate GXHZ01 chromosome 1, ASM2559414v2, whole genome shotgun sequence genomic DNA includes:
- the LOC142505136 gene encoding uncharacterized protein LOC142505136, with protein sequence MSTRAPGSLPSETEKNPKGVNAVTVTSPIKQEAVDVEENVKERGHPSQGPRTQRRKLHINISFAEALAQMPSYEKFLKEILSNKRKLVDFETVKLSEECSAILQNKLPPKAKDPGSFSIPCTIGTSFFGKALCDLGASINLMPYSCFEKLKIGEVRPTTISLQLADRSIKYPRGVVEDVLVKVDKFIFPVDFVVLDMEEDREIPLILGRPFLATGGVLIDVHKGELVLRLNDESIIFNELIGEDLLAVCLTHSCPQELGSQELDECIHYLETGRLISKTINSRIWELGHVPRTLKSSIKEAPILEMKPLPSHLKYLFLLDNDKLPVIVSSTLTGTEEEKLLRVLRKNIKAIG encoded by the exons ATGTCTACACGAGCTCCGGGTTCACTACCTAGTGAAACAGAAAAGAATCCGAAGGGTGTCAATGCAGTCACGGTGACATCTCCCATAAAGCAAGAGGCAGTTGATGTTGAGGAAAATGTGAAAGAAAGGGGTCATCCAAGCCAAGGTCCGAGGACGCAAAGGAGAAAG TTGCACATAAATATCTCATTTGCAGAAGCTTTAGCTCAAATGCCCTCATATGAAAAATTTCTTAAGGAAATTCTATCAAACAAGAGGAAATTAGTGGATTTTGAGACAGTGAAGCTTTCGGAAGAATGTTCTGCAATTTTACAGAATAAGTTACCTCCAAAAGCCAAGGACCCAGGTAGCTTCTCTATTCCTTGTACCATAGGAACTTCATTTTTTGGTAAAGCCTTATGTGATTTAGGTGCAAGCATTAACTTGATGCCATACTCATGCTTTGAGAAGCTGAAAATAGGTGAAGTGAGGCCAACTACAATTTCCCTACAATTAGCTGATAGATCTATCAAATACCCTAGGGGAGTTGTAGAGGATGTGTTAGTAAAAGTTGACAAATTCATTTTTCCGGTTGATTTTGTTGTGTTAGATATGGAAGAGGATCGAGAGATTCCTCTTATTTTAGGTAGACCATTTTTGGCCACCGGGGGAGTTTTGATAGATGTACATAAGGGTGAGCTAGTTTTAAGACTGAATGATGAGAGTATAATATTCAAT GAATTGATTGGTGAGGATCTTTTGGCGGTTTGTTTGACCCATTCATGTCCGCAAGAATTGGGGAGTCAAGAGCTGGACGAATGTATTCATTATCTGGAAACAGGCAGACTGATTTCAAAAACGATAAACTCTAGGATTTGGGAACTTGGGCATGTCCCAAGAACCTTAAAATCATCCATTAAAGAAGCTCCAATCCTAGAGATGAAACCTCTTCCTTCTcacttgaaatatctatttttactTGATAACGATAAACTGCCAGTGATAGTTTCCTCCACTTTGACAGGGACAGAAGAAGAAAAGCTGTTGCGAGTTCTGAGGAAAAATATCAAAGCCATAGGGTAG